One segment of Manihot esculenta cultivar AM560-2 chromosome 4, M.esculenta_v8, whole genome shotgun sequence DNA contains the following:
- the LOC110614192 gene encoding galactolipase DONGLE, chloroplastic produces the protein MASNVFMPKYSMNHVSLSGDKTLSSHSFGKVGLPKKSIKLTSSSFASFTQSSKLVASFNATVPAASSAAKFATSVSTHTLAQLWREIQGCNNWENLVQPLHPLLQQEIIRYGEFVTACYKAFDLDPNSKRYLSCKYGKKNMFNKVGMCDSGYQITKYIYATPDVSIPIQNGAACGRWIGYVAVSSDDAVKRLGRRDIVITFRGTVTNNEWVANFMSSLTPARLDPHNPRPEVKVESGFLSLYTSDESDNKFGLESCREQLLSEVSRLLNKYKGEEISISLAGHSMGSSIALLLAYDISELGLNKLNNPSKDDIPVTVFSFGGPRVGNAGFKERCEELGVKVLRIVNVNDPITKLPGVFLNENFRVLGGRYEFPWSCSCYAHVGVEILLDFFNMQNPSCVHDLEAYISSLLTKCPKRFSSEEDHHHHHHDHGHEHWVDFLNRAKELLLDAQSFNMLPLTIALSYIINLVETQSAEFFINEQILGWMNSLALYILF, from the coding sequence ATGGCTTCCAATGTCTTCATGCCAAAATATAGTATGAATCACGTTTCACTTTCAGGGGACAAGACACTCAGTTCCCATTCTTTTGGGAAAGTTGGTTTGCCTAAGAAAAGTATTAAACTAACCTCTTCTTCATTTGCTTCCTTTACACAATCATCAAAGCTTGTTGCTTCTTTTAATGCTACTGTACCTGCAGCTTCTTCCGCAGCCAAATTTGCTACAAGTGTTAGCACTCATACTTTGGCTCAACTCTGGAGAGAGATTCAGGGTTGTAACAACTGGGAAAACCTTGTTCAACCCCTTCATCCTCTTCTCCAGCAAGAGATCATTCGATACGGTGAGTTTGTCACCGCTTGTTATAAGGCTTTTGATCTTGATCCCAATTCAAAACGTTACTTGTCTTGCAAATATGGCAAGAAGAACATGTTCAACAAAGTTGGAATGTGTGATTCCGGCTATCAAATCACTAAGTATATCTATGCAACTCCGGACGTCAGTATTCCCATTCAAAATGGTGCTGCTTGTGGCCGCTGGATTGGCTATGTGGCTGTATCGTCAGATGATGCAGTTAAGAGACTCGGCCGGAGAGATATAGTCATTACATTTCGAGGAACAGTAACCAACAATGAGTGGGTTGCCAACTTCATGAGCTCTCTAACTCCTGCACGGCTAGACCCTCATAATCCACGCCCAGAAGTGAAGGTGGAATCTGGGTTTTTGAGCTTGTACActtcagatgaaagtgacaacAAGTTTGGACTCGAAAGTTGTCGGGAACAGCTTCTGTCTGAAGTGTCAAGATTGTTAAACAAATACAAAGGAGAAGAAATCAGCATATCATTGGCAGGCCATAGCATGGGAAGTTCAATTGCTCTTCTTCTTGCATATGATATTTCCGAGCTTGGATTGAATAAACTCAATAATCCAAGCAAGGATGATATTCCAGTAACAGTGTTCTCATTTGGAGGACCAAGAGTTGGGAACGCAGGCTTCAAAGAGAGATGTGAGGAATTGGGAGTTAAAGTGTTGAGAATTGTGAATGTTAATGATCCAATAACAAAGCTACCTGGGGTTTttctaaatgaaaattttagggTTTTAGGAGGAAGATATGAATTCCCATGGAGTTGCTCATGTTATGCTCATGTGGGTGTTGAAATCCTCCTAGATTTCTTCAACATGCAAAATCCTTCATGTGTTCATGACTTGGAAGCCTATATCAGCAGCTTATTGACAAAATGTCCCAAGAGATTTTCATCAGAAGAAGATCATCATCATCACCATCATGATCATGGACATGAACATTGGGTAGATTTTCTGAATAGAGCCAAGGAGCTGCTATTGGATGCTCAAAGTTTTAACATGTTGCCTCTGACTATTGCTTTAAGCTATATCATAAACTTGGTTGAAACTCAAAGTGCTGAGTTCTTTATAAACGAACAAATCTTAGGATGGATGAATTCCTTGGCCTTGTATATTCTATTCTAG